One window from the genome of Nicotiana tomentosiformis chromosome 5, ASM39032v3, whole genome shotgun sequence encodes:
- the LOC138892142 gene encoding uncharacterized protein: MNAPPGNWERMRDHIIGEDYELWDIITDDPLATLKTNAKRKGETIQEMYTRFTILTNELKSLGRIIPEKDRVEKILTRILPITWESKITAIQESKNIFALPLDELIENLIAYKLRRQTMKMDVRKKERSLALRITEGSDLEDDEMAMITKDFKKYLRRGKGSSRSRSYSKSKAPEKQTNNGCYKCGKTYHHIKNCHLWEIEWKKKKAERRNRKEEQVQPKKK, from the exons atgaatgcaccacctggaaactgggaaAG gatgagagatcacattataggagaggactatgagctatgggacattatCACCGATGATCCACTGGCTACCTTGAAGACAAATGCTAAAAga aaaggagaaacaattcaagagatgtacacaaggttcactatACTGACAAATGAgctaaagtctcttggaaggattattcctgaaAAAGATAGAGTCGAGAAGATACTGACTAGGATTTTGCCTatcacttgggagagcaaaatcactgccattcaggaatcaaagaatattttcgCTCTCCCACTGGATGAATTAATTGAAAATCTCATTGCCTATAAACTTAGGAGACAAACTATGAAAATGGATGTACGTAAGAAGGAAAGGAgtttggcactcagaatcactgaaggttctgatctagaagatgatgaaatggctatgatcaccaaagacttcaagaagtacctgagaAGAGGAAAAGGTTCTTCAAGAAGTAGAAGTTATAGCAAGTCAAAAGCTCCTGAAAAGCAAACCAATAatggctgctacaagtgtggaaaaacttatcaccacatcaagaactgTCATTTATGGGAAATCGAATGGAAGAAGAAAAAAGCTGAACGAAGGAACAGGAAGGaggaacaggttcaacccaagaaaaaatga